Proteins found in one Abyssibius alkaniclasticus genomic segment:
- a CDS encoding glycerate kinase type-2 family protein has protein sequence MSLRQVALAAFDAALAAAAPGPATARALAERPLAPGRPVTIIAMGKAAIPMARAAIGQLGRPPKTLLIVTNPENAVALDGAEIFAAAHPLPDAIGLAAAARALEIAASLTAEDQLLVLVSGGASAMLPSPVPGVSLSDKITLNAQMLAANMDIRAMNLVRQNLSALKGGGLARAAGRAVVRSLILSDVPGDELAVVASGPTLPPIGPRSAAVDVLQKSGLWAGLAPNIRAVLTAPAPTPAPATAAAPLPPANATLIGANQISIAAARAAIPPDYLLLEAPFPLIGTVESAAETLAALARAAPNQPCAIVTGGETTVNVTGTGRGGRNQELALRIALALALPRDWLFLSAGTDGRDGPTDAAGGIVTGDTARAIAAAGHDSRRLLANNDSYAALAAGDALLHTGATATNVGDCQILLLNRL, from the coding sequence GTGAGTTTGCGGCAAGTCGCGCTTGCGGCGTTTGACGCAGCCCTTGCCGCCGCGGCCCCCGGCCCGGCCACGGCCCGTGCGCTGGCTGAGCGCCCGCTGGCACCCGGCCGCCCCGTGACCATCATCGCAATGGGCAAGGCCGCCATTCCGATGGCGCGCGCCGCCATCGGCCAACTGGGCCGGCCGCCCAAAACGCTGCTGATCGTCACCAACCCCGAAAATGCCGTTGCGCTTGACGGGGCCGAAATATTCGCAGCCGCCCACCCGCTGCCCGATGCGATTGGCCTTGCCGCCGCTGCCCGCGCGCTGGAAATTGCCGCAAGCCTGACAGCCGAAGACCAGCTTCTGGTGCTGGTCTCGGGCGGGGCATCGGCCATGCTGCCAAGCCCGGTGCCGGGGGTCAGCCTGAGCGACAAAATCACCCTAAATGCGCAAATGCTGGCCGCGAATATGGATATTCGCGCCATGAACCTTGTGCGCCAGAACCTGTCGGCGCTGAAGGGCGGGGGGCTGGCCCGGGCGGCGGGCAGGGCAGTTGTGCGCAGCCTGATCCTGTCGGATGTGCCGGGCGATGAGCTTGCCGTCGTCGCCTCTGGTCCCACGCTGCCGCCGATCGGCCCGCGCAGCGCGGCGGTTGACGTTTTGCAAAAAAGCGGGCTTTGGGCAGGGCTTGCACCCAATATCCGCGCTGTGCTGACGGCACCCGCCCCCACCCCAGCCCCCGCCACTGCTGCTGCGCCGCTGCCGCCTGCCAATGCCACGCTGATCGGGGCCAACCAGATCAGCATCGCCGCGGCCCGCGCGGCCATTCCGCCGGACTATCTGCTGCTTGAAGCGCCCTTCCCGCTTATCGGCACGGTTGAAAGCGCCGCCGAAACACTGGCCGCACTTGCACGCGCAGCTCCAAACCAACCATGCGCCATTGTCACTGGCGGTGAAACCACGGTGAATGTGACCGGCACAGGGCGCGGCGGGCGCAATCAGGAGCTTGCCCTGCGGATTGCGCTGGCATTGGCGTTGCCGCGCGACTGGCTCTTTCTGTCGGCGGGCACCGACGGGCGCGACGGGCCGACCGATGCGGCGGGCGGCATAGTAACGGGCGACACCGCGCGCGCCATTGCCGCCGCAGGCCATGATTCGCGCCGCTTGCTGGCAAACAATGACAGCTATGCCGCGCTGGCGGCAGGCGATGCGCTGCTTCACACCGGGGCAACCGCCACGAATGTGGGCGATTGCCAGATCTTGCTGCTCAACCGCCTATAA
- a CDS encoding alpha-2-macroglobulin family protein, which translates to MTRFTRKTLFSSLVSSFLATAALAQPLYMPTERFNRMQATDLPGNDIRMLRDTSLEICLNACVSDQDCDAVTYNTAANACFLKTDGSLTEPFNGAVSYRISRTSPEALALARSRQDDLASLPRFWMDRALAQATSLGLLYRASEMPVSALLGLADEARGASNYDSYAFYMQRALAQSDDVGLWFTFGDTMLRSTRNGDREIGTTALINAYLRSTGADMRADILVKLAERMEQANNGRQSIALLRIALGLAPSATIDAALQRAIGLFGFRIVEHQVDNNAEQPRICLTFSDPLVQTGVDYAPYLRMQGTELPVEVEQNQLCLDGARHGETYDLTVRAGLPAADGEVLENSVDIQLYVRDRDAMVYFPGRAYVLPKTDDAALPIVSVNAPLVDLRLFRVGERGLVNAIRRGNVFQAMSDYEESDIAERLGAALWEGQADLQTELNADVTTGLPVSAFLPALEPGVYAITARIPETSETWEAAATQWFIVSDLGVETMQGVDGLHVFVRSLASAAPGADVTVQLLAVNNEILAETTTDAAGYARIDPGYLAGTGGMAPAMLTLAAADSDFAWLDLSDGGFDLSDRGVAGRAAPGPVDIFTTTDRGIYRAGETVHATILARDSAARALEGLPLTAIIRRPDGVEFSRHLLPDLGGGGHVLSLAIPASAQRGSWQMQLYADPDGPRLSTARFLVEDFIPERIDFTMALPEGALDARNLPPLDIAARYLYGAPGAELSMEGEIEIDTTTSYPGYDGYYFGLEDDPFIPTGDALYDLPATDAVGAAQISLALPALEQTSRPLEMRVSLRMADGSGRPVERTLTRPLLPENPGIGIKPLFDWTLGENENAAFDIVSINADLTPRADAPLTWVLNRVNRRYQWYSYDGSWLWEPVTTRTRVGAGTLTTGADGAARLEYPVEWGRYELRIVSPSGAVLPSSYSFYVGWWGADGSSDTPDLLQVALDKPGYAPGDSAILRMDARMDGVALVRVVTDRLVSMQAIEVTAGETEITLPVTDEWGSGAYVIASLIRPGNADAGRNPARALGLAHAAVDPQNRALDLALDLPDATEPRGPLNVGLNVGNLEPGQRVWATVSVVDIGILNITGFQSPDPEGYYFGQRALGMELRDIYGRLIDASAASRAAIRSGGDGANIRTNAPPPTQELLARFSGPVTIAADGTATVSFELPAFNGGVRVMAVVWGEQGVGQASQDVLVRDPIVLTTTTPRFMAPGDDTRLLVELAHVSGPTGTVGVEIFASGPVAVAQGAAAFNVELAEGARATRNIPLKASRTGLGELRIVMTMPDGRIVEQMARLNVLANDPDIIRRTPIRLAANGGTFTIDGNAFADIRPGSGTVTLSVGPLAALDPAGLLAALDRYPYGCSEQLVSRALPLLYVGEVAAALGLAPQEGMQARIGDTITDVLANQSSSGGFGLWRPDSGDLWLDAYVTDFLSRARALGYTVPDVAFDLALANLLNRVNYAPDFEDAGQDIAYALMVLARENRASIGDLRYFADNRANAFATAMAQAQLGTALAYYGDQLRADRMFGLANARVLAYGVESSSWRPDYGSYARDASAVLTLAAEVNSTAIDRQELARRASFYGGGYRSTQDMAWMLLATNAMAQDAAVAGATLGGAPLPLTGVRQITEAELAGPGLVLENPTGTAIEAVLTTRGAPAFPEPESSNGYRIERWYYTMDGTPVDLENVQVNDRIVAILRVQPEQDRNGRLMIVDPLPAGVEVENPNLLRAGDLSQLDWLSLDDVALHSEFRDDRFVATVNWSRTDSFQLAYIVRAISPGSFQQPAALVEDMYRPDLRGTTNAGRISIRQP; encoded by the coding sequence ATGACCCGTTTCACCCGCAAAACCCTGTTTTCCAGCCTTGTTTCCAGCTTTCTCGCCACTGCCGCGCTTGCCCAGCCGCTTTACATGCCCACCGAACGGTTCAACCGGATGCAGGCCACCGACCTGCCCGGAAATGACATTCGGATGCTGCGTGACACCTCGCTTGAGATTTGCCTGAATGCGTGTGTGTCAGATCAGGATTGTGATGCCGTCACCTACAATACCGCGGCCAATGCCTGTTTTCTGAAAACCGATGGCAGCCTGACCGAACCGTTCAACGGTGCCGTGTCCTACCGTATCAGCCGCACCAGCCCCGAGGCGCTGGCGCTGGCGCGCAGCCGTCAGGATGATCTGGCCAGCCTGCCGCGCTTCTGGATGGACCGGGCCCTGGCGCAAGCCACCAGCCTTGGCCTGCTGTATCGCGCCAGTGAAATGCCGGTCTCCGCGCTTCTGGGCCTGGCTGACGAGGCGCGGGGCGCGTCGAACTATGACAGTTACGCCTTTTACATGCAGCGCGCTTTGGCCCAGTCCGATGATGTTGGCCTGTGGTTCACCTTTGGCGATACGATGCTGCGCTCGACCAGAAACGGCGACCGGGAAATCGGGACGACCGCGCTGATCAACGCCTATCTGCGCAGCACCGGGGCCGATATGCGCGCCGATATTCTTGTAAAGCTGGCAGAGCGCATGGAGCAGGCCAATAATGGCCGCCAGTCCATTGCGCTGCTGCGCATTGCCCTTGGCCTTGCCCCCAGCGCAACGATTGATGCGGCATTGCAACGCGCCATTGGCCTGTTCGGCTTTCGCATTGTCGAACATCAGGTCGACAACAATGCCGAACAGCCGCGCATCTGCCTGACATTCTCTGACCCGCTGGTGCAAACCGGCGTTGATTATGCGCCATATCTGCGAATGCAGGGCACCGAACTGCCGGTCGAGGTGGAGCAGAACCAGCTTTGCCTTGACGGTGCGCGCCACGGCGAAACCTATGATCTGACCGTTCGCGCCGGCCTGCCCGCCGCCGATGGCGAGGTCTTGGAGAACAGCGTCGATATCCAGCTTTATGTGCGTGACCGCGATGCGATGGTCTATTTCCCCGGCCGCGCCTATGTGCTGCCCAAAACCGATGATGCGGCCCTGCCGATTGTTTCTGTCAACGCGCCCCTGGTCGATTTGCGGCTGTTCCGCGTGGGCGAACGTGGGCTGGTCAATGCCATCCGCCGCGGCAATGTTTTCCAGGCCATGTCTGACTATGAAGAATCCGACATTGCCGAGCGTTTGGGCGCAGCCCTGTGGGAAGGTCAGGCCGATCTGCAAACCGAGCTGAACGCCGATGTCACCACCGGCCTGCCGGTTTCGGCCTTCCTGCCCGCGCTGGAGCCGGGGGTTTACGCGATAACCGCGCGCATTCCCGAAACCTCTGAAACCTGGGAAGCGGCGGCGACGCAGTGGTTCATCGTCAGCGATCTGGGGGTTGAAACCATGCAGGGCGTCGATGGGCTGCATGTATTTGTGCGCAGCCTTGCCAGCGCCGCGCCCGGCGCCGATGTGACCGTGCAGCTTCTGGCGGTGAATAACGAGATTCTGGCCGAGACCACCACCGATGCGGCGGGCTATGCGCGCATCGACCCCGGCTATCTGGCGGGAACCGGCGGCATGGCCCCGGCCATGCTGACCCTGGCCGCTGCCGATAGCGATTTTGCCTGGCTCGACCTGTCCGATGGCGGGTTTGATCTGTCAGACCGTGGCGTGGCTGGTCGCGCCGCCCCCGGCCCGGTTGATATTTTCACCACGACCGACCGTGGCATCTACCGCGCGGGCGAAACCGTTCACGCCACTATTCTGGCGCGCGACAGCGCCGCCCGGGCGCTGGAGGGCCTGCCGCTGACCGCCATCATCCGCCGCCCCGATGGCGTGGAATTTTCGCGCCATCTACTGCCGGATCTTGGCGGTGGCGGCCATGTGCTGAGCCTTGCCATCCCCGCAAGCGCGCAGCGCGGCAGTTGGCAAATGCAGCTTTATGCCGACCCGGACGGGCCGCGCCTGTCGACCGCCCGGTTTCTGGTGGAAGATTTCATTCCCGAGCGGATCGACTTTACAATGGCTTTGCCCGAAGGCGCGCTCGATGCCCGGAACCTGCCACCGCTCGATATTGCCGCGCGCTATCTATATGGCGCGCCGGGGGCCGAATTGTCGATGGAAGGCGAGATCGAGATCGACACCACCACCAGCTACCCCGGCTATGACGGCTATTATTTCGGGCTGGAGGATGACCCGTTCATTCCCACAGGCGACGCACTTTATGATTTGCCCGCCACCGACGCGGTGGGCGCGGCCCAGATCAGCCTTGCCCTGCCGGCACTGGAGCAAACCAGCCGCCCGCTGGAAATGCGCGTTTCCCTGCGCATGGCCGATGGCTCTGGCCGCCCGGTCGAGCGCACGCTTACCCGTCCGCTGCTGCCTGAAAACCCGGGGATCGGCATCAAACCGCTGTTCGACTGGACGCTTGGTGAAAACGAGAATGCCGCTTTTGATATTGTCAGCATCAATGCCGATCTGACCCCGCGCGCCGACGCCCCGCTGACCTGGGTGCTGAACCGCGTGAACCGCCGCTACCAGTGGTATTCATACGACGGAAGCTGGCTCTGGGAGCCGGTGACAACCCGAACCCGCGTGGGGGCCGGCACCTTGACCACCGGCGCCGATGGGGCCGCCAGGCTCGAATATCCGGTGGAATGGGGGCGCTACGAGTTGCGCATCGTCTCACCCAGCGGCGCGGTGCTGCCCAGCAGTTACAGTTTTTATGTGGGCTGGTGGGGGGCTGATGGCAGTTCCGACACGCCCGACCTGTTGCAAGTTGCGCTTGATAAGCCCGGCTATGCCCCCGGCGACAGCGCCATATTGCGCATGGATGCGCGCATGGATGGTGTGGCGCTTGTGCGCGTTGTGACCGACCGGCTGGTATCGATGCAGGCCATCGAGGTGACGGCGGGTGAAACCGAAATCACCCTGCCTGTGACCGATGAATGGGGCAGCGGCGCCTATGTCATCGCCTCGCTCATCCGCCCCGGCAATGCCGATGCGGGCCGCAACCCGGCGCGTGCGCTTGGCCTTGCCCATGCGGCGGTTGACCCGCAGAACCGCGCGCTCGATCTTGCGCTTGACCTGCCAGATGCAACCGAGCCGCGCGGCCCGCTGAATGTGGGGCTGAACGTGGGCAACCTTGAACCCGGCCAGCGGGTTTGGGCCACGGTTTCGGTGGTGGATATCGGCATTCTGAACATCACCGGCTTTCAGTCGCCCGACCCTGAAGGCTATTACTTCGGCCAGCGCGCATTGGGCATGGAGCTGCGCGACATTTACGGCCGGCTGATTGACGCCAGCGCCGCCAGCCGCGCGGCCATTCGCAGCGGTGGCGATGGCGCCAATATCCGCACAAATGCCCCGCCGCCAACCCAGGAGCTTCTGGCGCGGTTCAGCGGGCCGGTAACGATTGCCGCCGATGGCACGGCAACCGTCAGCTTCGAGCTGCCGGCCTTCAACGGCGGGGTGCGGGTCATGGCGGTTGTCTGGGGCGAACAGGGCGTTGGCCAGGCCAGCCAGGATGTGCTGGTGCGCGACCCGATCGTGCTGACCACCACAACACCGCGCTTCATGGCGCCGGGCGATGATACCCGGCTGCTGGTCGAGCTTGCGCATGTCAGCGGGCCGACTGGCACGGTTGGTGTGGAAATTTTCGCCTCCGGCCCCGTGGCTGTGGCGCAAGGCGCGGCGGCGTTCAACGTGGAGCTTGCCGAAGGCGCGCGCGCAACCCGCAACATTCCGCTAAAAGCCAGCCGCACGGGGCTTGGTGAATTGCGCATTGTCATGACCATGCCCGATGGGCGCATCGTGGAGCAAATGGCACGGCTGAATGTGCTGGCAAATGACCCCGATATCATCCGCCGCACGCCCATCAGGCTTGCGGCCAATGGCGGCACTTTCACCATTGATGGCAACGCCTTTGCCGATATCCGCCCCGGCAGCGGCACGGTCACACTCAGCGTGGGCCCGCTTGCCGCGCTCGACCCGGCGGGGCTGCTGGCCGCGCTCGACCGTTACCCCTATGGCTGCTCGGAACAGCTTGTTTCGCGCGCCCTCCCCCTGCTCTATGTCGGCGAAGTGGCCGCGGCACTGGGGCTTGCCCCGCAAGAAGGGATGCAGGCGCGGATTGGCGACACAATCACCGATGTGCTGGCCAACCAGTCCAGTTCCGGCGGTTTCGGCCTTTGGCGGCCGGATTCGGGCGATCTGTGGCTCGATGCCTATGTGACCGACTTTCTGTCACGCGCCCGCGCGCTTGGCTATACGGTGCCGGATGTCGCGTTCGATCTGGCACTTGCCAACCTGCTCAACCGTGTCAACTACGCGCCCGATTTCGAGGATGCAGGGCAGGACATTGCCTATGCGCTGATGGTTCTGGCCCGTGAAAACCGCGCCAGCATCGGCGATTTGCGCTATTTCGCCGATAACCGCGCCAACGCGTTTGCAACAGCAATGGCACAGGCCCAACTGGGCACGGCACTGGCCTATTATGGCGACCAGCTGCGCGCCGACCGCATGTTCGGCCTCGCCAATGCCCGCGTGCTTGCCTATGGGGTTGAAAGCAGCAGCTGGCGGCCGGATTACGGCTCTTACGCGCGCGACGCTTCGGCCGTGCTGACCCTGGCCGCCGAGGTGAATTCCACCGCGATTGACCGGCAGGAACTGGCGCGGCGCGCCAGCTTTTATGGCGGCGGCTACCGCTCGACGCAAGATATGGCCTGGATGTTGCTGGCCACCAATGCAATGGCGCAAGATGCCGCCGTGGCCGGGGCCACGCTGGGTGGCGCGCCCCTGCCGCTGACCGGCGTGCGCCAGATTACCGAGGCCGAGCTTGCCGGGCCGGGGCTGGTGCTGGAAAACCCGACCGGCACCGCGATCGAGGCCGTGCTGACCACGCGCGGCGCCCCCGCCTTCCCCGAACCGGAAAGCAGCAACGGCTACCGGATCGAGCGGTGGTATTACACAATGGATGGCACGCCGGTCGACCTTGAGAATGTGCAGGTCAACGACCGGATCGTGGCCATTTTGCGTGTTCAGCCCGAGCAGGACCGCAACGGCCGCCTGATGATCGTTGACCCGCTGCCAGCCGGTGTCGAGGTTGAAAACCCCAACCTGCTGCGCGCCGGCGATCTGAGCCAGCTTGACTGGCTCAGCCTGGATGATGTGGCCCTGCATAGCGAGTTTCGCGATGATCGTTTCGTGGCCACGGTCAACTGGTCGCGCACCGACTCATTCCAATTGGCCTATATCGTGCGGGCCATCTCGCCGGGCAGTTTCCAGCAACCCGCCGCCCTGGTTGAAGACATGTATCGCCCCGATCTGCGCGGCACCACCAATGCCGGGCGCATTTCCATCCGCCAGCCATGA
- the pbpC gene encoding penicillin-binding protein 1C, with translation MIWLRRALVAVGLAAALAAGFWVWVATTTLPVLTPETSVTVVDRNGVLLRAYPVADGRWRLPLANDAVDPLYFAMLLAYEDRRFERHAGVDARALARGLWQFIKNGRIVSGGSTLTMQVARLLEDGATGQWGGKLRQIRLALALERSLTKQEVLALYLQLAPMGGNIEGLRAATLAYFAHEPNRLSPAEAALLIALPQAPTSRRPDRFNEAATIARNRVLERAVQAGVLRADDAAAARATPVPAQRRDFPALAPHLADALAAGAEPGAVIATTLDAELQADLQTLLASRAADFGPRVTTAALVADHASGEIRAYLGSSDFFSDARRGAIDMVRAIRSPGSTLKPLIYGMAFEGGYAHPETLIDDRPMAFGSYAPRNFDGGFMGQVSLRRALQLSLNIPAVALLDVVGPAHLMARLRRAGVQARLPRNAAPDLPIALGGLGVSLHDLVTLYAAFARGGQPVTLRATPGPADSGPLAPVLLPAAAWQIGDILIGAPPPAEAPFGTIAFKTGTSYGYRDAWALGYDGAYVAGVWVGRADAAAVPGLRGLDGAAPLLFDVFARIRTTPIPLPPPPENVLTVSNAQLPAPLRNFTPRGVPLRDSAAPEFSYPPDGARVDLGLDGETPMPLILKLRAGRPPFTWLVNGRPIVADPYDWQASWQPDTGGFVTISVIDAQGRASRVRLFLQ, from the coding sequence ATGATCTGGCTGCGCCGCGCGCTTGTTGCCGTTGGGCTGGCGGCTGCACTTGCGGCGGGGTTCTGGGTTTGGGTGGCCACCACCACCCTGCCCGTGCTGACCCCGGAAACCTCGGTTACGGTGGTCGATCGCAACGGCGTTTTGCTGCGCGCCTATCCGGTGGCCGATGGGCGCTGGCGCCTGCCGCTGGCCAATGACGCGGTCGACCCGCTTTATTTCGCCATGCTGCTGGCCTATGAAGACCGGCGCTTTGAGCGCCATGCCGGTGTAGATGCGCGCGCACTGGCCCGTGGCCTGTGGCAGTTCATCAAGAACGGGCGCATTGTTTCGGGCGGCTCGACGCTGACCATGCAGGTTGCCCGCCTGCTGGAAGATGGCGCAACCGGGCAATGGGGCGGCAAGCTGCGCCAGATCAGGCTGGCGCTGGCGCTGGAACGCAGCCTGACCAAGCAAGAGGTGCTGGCGCTCTATCTGCAACTGGCGCCGATGGGTGGCAATATCGAAGGGCTGCGCGCCGCCACGCTGGCCTATTTCGCGCATGAGCCGAACCGGCTTTCCCCCGCCGAGGCAGCCTTGCTGATCGCCCTGCCCCAGGCCCCGACATCGCGCCGCCCCGACAGGTTCAACGAAGCCGCCACCATTGCGCGCAACCGTGTGCTTGAACGTGCGGTTCAGGCCGGGGTGCTGAGAGCCGATGATGCCGCCGCCGCCCGCGCAACCCCTGTGCCCGCCCAGCGGCGCGACTTTCCGGCCCTTGCCCCGCATCTGGCCGATGCGCTGGCGGCAGGGGCGGAACCGGGCGCTGTCATTGCCACAACGCTGGATGCCGAATTGCAGGCCGACCTGCAAACCCTGCTGGCCAGCCGCGCCGCCGATTTTGGCCCGCGCGTGACAACCGCGGCCCTTGTGGCCGACCATGCCAGCGGTGAAATCCGCGCCTATCTTGGCTCGTCCGACTTTTTCAGCGATGCACGGCGCGGCGCGATTGATATGGTCCGCGCCATCCGCTCGCCCGGCTCGACGCTGAAACCGCTGATCTACGGCATGGCATTCGAAGGCGGCTATGCGCATCCCGAAACCCTGATCGACGACCGGCCTATGGCCTTTGGCAGCTACGCCCCGCGCAATTTCGATGGTGGCTTCATGGGCCAGGTCAGCCTGCGGCGCGCCTTGCAGCTTTCGCTGAACATTCCCGCTGTCGCGCTGCTCGACGTGGTTGGCCCCGCGCATCTGATGGCGCGCCTGCGCCGCGCCGGTGTTCAGGCACGTCTGCCGCGCAATGCCGCCCCCGACCTGCCCATCGCACTGGGGGGGCTGGGTGTCAGCCTGCATGACCTTGTAACACTTTACGCTGCCTTCGCGCGTGGTGGCCAGCCCGTGACGCTGCGCGCCACACCCGGCCCGGCCGATAGCGGCCCGCTGGCCCCGGTGCTGCTGCCCGCTGCCGCCTGGCAGATCGGCGATATCCTTATCGGTGCGCCCCCGCCCGCCGAAGCCCCCTTTGGCACGATCGCCTTCAAGACCGGCACATCCTATGGCTACCGCGATGCCTGGGCGCTTGGCTATGATGGCGCCTATGTGGCCGGTGTCTGGGTGGGCCGGGCCGATGCCGCCGCCGTGCCGGGCCTGCGCGGGCTGGATGGCGCCGCCCCGCTGCTGTTTGATGTGTTTGCACGCATCCGCACAACCCCGATTCCACTGCCGCCGCCACCCGAGAACGTGCTGACGGTCAGCAATGCGCAACTGCCCGCGCCTTTGCGCAATTTCACCCCGCGCGGCGTGCCGCTGCGCGATTCGGCAGCGCCAGAATTCTCATACCCGCCCGATGGGGCCCGGGTCGATCTGGGGCTGGATGGCGAAACGCCCATGCCGCTGATCCTGAAGCTGCGCGCCGGTCGGCCGCCCTTTACCTGGCTGGTGAATGGCCGCCCGATTGTGGCAGACCCTTATGACTGGCAGGCAAGCTGGCAACCCGATACCGGCGGATTTGTCACCATATCGGTGATTGATGCACAGGGCCGTGCCAGCCGTGTTCGGCTGTTTTTGCAATGA